GCCAACTCTACGAGCCGATCGCATAGTTCTGTAAACGGAATTCCCGAATATTCCCATAACTTGGGATACATACTTAACGATGTAAATCCAGGGAAAGTATTGATTTCATTAATTAAAACCGTTCCCGTGGCTTCTACATAAAAGAAATCAACTCTGGCTAAACCTGAACCTGCCACAGTTTGAAAAGCTTTCACCGCCATTGATTGCACCGCTTGAGTTACGTTGTCAGGCAACTTGCTGGGAATGATCAGATCTGCCAGCCCTGCGGTGTACTTAGTTTCGTAGTCGTAAAAATCACTTGTAAAAGTAATCTCACCGATCGCGGAAGCTTGGGGTTGTTCATTACCAAGAACTGCACATTCAATTTCGCGAGCAGTTACACCTTGCTCAATAATAATGCGCGGATCGTAACTGGTGGCACTAGCGATCGCCTCCTGTAACTGTTGGCGATCGCGTACTTTAGAAATTCCCACCGATGAGCCAAGATTTGACGGTTTCACAAAGCAGGGATAGCCAAGAGTAGCTTCAATATGTTCACTCCAAGCCTGCTCGTCCTGCTGCCATTGCCAACGGTTCAGCGCTACATACTTAACCTGAGGCAAACCCGCATTCGCAAAAATTGCCTTCATCGCGATCTTATCCATTCCCACCGAAGAGGCAAGCACCCCATTACCGACATAGGGCTTATGCATCAATTGCAATAGTCCCTGCACCGTTCCATCTTCTCCATTTGGTCCATGCAAAACAGGGAACCAAAGATCGACTTGTTGAACTTCCGTTGGCAGGAAAAAAGCAGCATTGGTTAATAATTCTGAATCTTGTAAACCTTTGCCAGTTTCTAAAACCTTTTGAGAGATATCAGGACTGCGCCATGTTCCATCACGCTGAATGTAGAAGGGTTGAACTTTGTATCGAGAGTTTTGATTGAGGGCTGAAGCGATCGCTTTTGCAGATGTAATTGACACATCATGTTCGCCTGATTGTCCACCAAATAACAAACCGACATAGAGAGGGGATTTCGCTTTCAAACCTATCGATATACCTGTCATTAGTAAACACCCTCGTCAAATTGATCTCAAACTTTTAGTATTGAATACTTTACATTAAAGTTTTGAAGTATAACTATGCCCATCAATTTTAGAAATCAAAATAGAGTGGTAGCACGAAACACAACCACTCTATTTTGATTAACGTGAGTTTGATATCGCCATTTGCGGCGTGCGAAGCACGCCGCAAATGGCGAAAAATGGTAAGAATCGCTTAGCGATTCTTACCATTTTTCGCTTTCGTCGAACTGACGTTTGATTAAAGCTTTAATAGACCATACAAATTCACAAAAGTATCGCTACACTTTCGTGAATTACAAATCAAATCTAGTAAGGCTTTTAAAGCACAAAATTGCATAGCTATTCATGCTTTGCTATTGATACTAGTAACGATATCTAAGCTTGGTCTGAGAGGTATATTCCTTTGTATTGATCTATACAGAAACTTATTTTCTACTCACCTTAAATACAAGTTAGTTTTGTATACAGTATACATTTTAACTCTACAGGGCAATAATGCTTCACACCTTTCAGAAACAGTTAAATAGAATTCTCCTTATTGCCGTCTCAACAGCTTTGCTTGCTGCTTGTAATTCTGCACCATCAACTACAGGCACAACTTCTGGAGACAAGACTGCTGCTCCTACTACTGATTCGTCTCCCCAAGCTAGTAGTACAGACAAAAAGGAAAAACAAAAGATTCGTGTACAATTGCCCTTTTTGAAACAAAGTCTTGACGCTCCTTTGATTTGGGCGATCGAAAAGGGCTACTTTGCTGAAGAAGGGTTGGATGTCAGTTATGAACGTGGGTTCGGTAACGCTGACACGATCAGTAAGCTTGGTACTGGCAAGTATGATATTGCCTTTAGCGATCTCTACAATGCGATGGAATTCAATGACAAGAATCCTAATGACAAGATCCTTGCAGTAGCCTTTTATCAAAACAAAGCTCCTTTTTCGATCATTACTTTCAAAGACAAAGGGATTAATACACCTGCTGATTTAGTTGGTAAGAAGCTTGGTGCACCCGCAGGTGATGGACCTCGCAAACTTTTTCCACTTTTTGCTAAGGAAGTAAAGATTTCACCTGATTCGGTAACTTGGGATACGATGGAACCAAAGTTACGTGAAACCTTCTTGCTTCAAGGTAAAGTTGATGCTGTTAGTGGATTTTTTACTTCAGTTATTCCCTCATTGATCAAGGGAGGGAAGACTATGGATGATCTACAAATCTTCTTCTATAGTGATTTTGGTTTGGATTTCTATGGCAATGGAATTTTGGTTAAACAAGATTTTATGACCAAAAACCCTGAGGCTATTAAATCATTCCTTAAAGCTTACTTCCGTGGTATGCAGGAAGTCGTCAAAGACCCCAGTGCCGCTCTTGATCTAGTTATTTCTACAGATCAAAGTAAGTTGATGGATCGAGATGCCGAGAAACTTCGCCTGAAATTGGCACTTGAACGGATGTACGTGACTCCAGAATTGGAAGCCGCAGGGTTTGGAGGCGTAGACATGAAACGCCTCGAAAAGAGTATTACGCAGACAGTTGAAGGGTTCAATTTGAAACCTGTTACTTCTGCCGATGTTTTTACAGATAAGTTCTTACCTCCTAAAGAGCAACGCATGGTTCCTCCTGCTAGCGATCGCAAACCACTGCTTTAACTACAATCAAACAAATCAAAAAGATTGGCTGAGCCAATCTTTTTGATTTGTTTGGGAATTGATTTACAAATTTTCCCACACAATAATGGCATAACTAAAATGGTACAGCCTTTAACTTCTACATCCACTGAAGCCAATGTTTCTTCTACGCCCTTGCTAGAATTTGATCATATTGGTTTGGAATATCCATTTGGTGAATCGATACGTCGCATCATTCAGGAAGTATCTCTCAGCGTTCAACCTGGGGAATTTGTCACATTTGTTGGTCCAAGTGGATGTGGTAAAACCTCAATTTTAAGAATGGTTTCGGGATTAAGTCCGACCAAAATTGGTGAGTTGCGTTGTCATGGACAGGCTGTGACTAAGCCCCTTAAAAATGTTGGTATCGCGTTCCAAAATCCTGTGCTGCTTCCTTGGCGACGCACAATTGATAATGTTTTATTGCCTCTAGAAATAGTATCTCCCTACAAACGAGACTTTAAGGTTAATCATGCGCGATATTTAGAGATGGCGCAAAAACTCTTGCAAGCAGTGGGCTTAAAGGACTTTCAGCAGCAATTTCCTTGGCAATTATCAGGAGGAATGCGTCAGAGAGCGTCTCTATGTCGTTCCTTGATTCACCAACCTGAGATTTTGCTATTAGATGAACCCTTTGGCGCACTAGATGCCTTTACCCGTGAAGAAATGTGGGTGATGCTCCAAACCCTTTGGATGGAGGCAAAGTGTGTTGGGATTCTGATTACTCACGATTTGCGTGAGGCAGTATTTCTATCTGACACAGTGTATGTGATGAGTCCTAGACCCAGTGAGATTGCCTTCAAGCTAAAAATCGATCTGCCCCGTCCGAGAACCTTAGAGATGTGCCTCAGTGACGAATTCGCACATCTCGCCGCCGAGTTGCGTCGCCATATTCATAAAAGCTAAACAAATAATCTGGCAAAGCCAGATTATTAGTAGTCCTAAATAGATAGGGATAGGTGGCGCTTCGCGCCGCCTATCCCTATCATATAAATCTTTTGCTTTTTAGGACTATCAGATTATTTGTTATTACAAGTTTTTGCAGTTAGTAATGAGGAAAATATATGCAAGGAACTATTGAGAGTGCAAGGCGATCGCCTAAAAAGTTTGATCTTGACGCTTTTTTAAACACGAAATTAGCAACGATTATTTTGCCCGCGATCGCTACCGTTGTGCTTTTTTTGGTCTGGGAATTAGCAGTATGGCTCTTGAAGATTCAGCCTTTTAATTTACCTGCTCCTTCCAAAATTTTAGAAGCTGCCATTAAATTTGCCCCACAGCTTACAGAAAACTCTTTGCGAACAGTCTGGACAACCTTTGCGGGTTTTGCGATCGCGAGCTTAGTTGGTGTAGTTCTAGGTTTTCTGATTGGTTATTCCAAATTTATTTACTTAACTTTCTATCCATTACTAGTTGCTTTTAATACAATTCCCAAATCTGCACTAGTACCACTACTAGCGGTCTGGTTTGGGGCTAATGCTATTCCTGCGATCGTCACTGCTTTTTTGCTTGCGTTCTTCCCAATTGCGGTTAACGTTGCTCTGGGACTAGAAACGATTGAGCCTGAGATGAAGGATGTTTTGTATGCCTTGGGTGCAACTGATTTTGAGATTTTCCAAAAGGTGGGCTGGCCACATACGTTACCCTACGTATTCGCCTCTCTCAAAATTGCTGTTTCCTTCTCCTTTATTGGCGCTGTAATTGCAGAGTCGATCGCTTCTAATGCGGGTTTAGGTTATCTGATCGTCCAAGCAGCGTCTGACTTCAATGTACCTCTAGCCTTTGCGGCGCTGATAGCCCTTGCAATTTTAGGTGTAATGCTCTATGCCCTATTTGTAGCCATTGAGAAAAAAGTCATTTACTGGGCAAGATAATCTTCTAGCAAATTCTAAGCATAAAAAAAGCGGTGCAATGCGCCGCTTTTTTTATGCTTATTTAGGTTTTGGCAACCAAGCCCAATGACAGTAATTAGGGTGTAAGTGGTCTTTTGGCTCATGGTTTTCGTTTGTGTCTTCACAAATTTGGCGATCGCGATAATCGCTGTATTTTTGTTGTTGATGCTCACGGTTGACTTTCATTTTTTTATCCATAAATTAACTTTCATATTTGTATTATAAACTACAAAAAGGCTGAGATAGCACAAAAGTTATGAGGCGATGACATTTTGGATGGTGTCTGGAGATCGCCTCCGCCTGAGTACAGCCTCGCATTTCACACCAATTCACGAAAGTGTTGCCCCTAATAGATCTATAGCAATGTAAGTTTTGCTTAGGACATACAGCGCTTTGCGCTCAAACGAAAAAGATGAGTGGCGGCGCGAAGCGCCGCCACTCATCTTTTTCGTTCGACGATGGGAATAATAAAATCAGTTTCACAATGAAAATGCTGGCTAAAAATCCTTTGCTGCTGTCTACATTTGTAGCAGGGTATAATTATTTCCTATCTCAAAATACAGCGATCGCAGGCAATCATGATTCCAGAATCGGGCGAAGGTTTTAAATCGGGCTTTGTAGCATTAGTAGGACGACCAAATGTCGGCAAGTCTACACTGCTCAACGCCCTCATCGGTCAAAAGATTGCGATCACTTCCCCTGTTGCTCAAACTACACGCAACCGCCTACGCGGGATTTTGACATTGCCTGAAGCCCAAATTGTCCTTGTTGATACCCCTGGAATTCACAAACCCCACCATTTACTTGGTCAAACCATTGTCAAAAATGCGATCGGTGCGATCTCTTCAGTGGATATGACAGTTTTGCTGGTTGATGGTAGCGATCGCATGGGAACAGGCGATCGCTTTGTTGCCGAAACAATCTTACAGAGCAAGGTTCCGACGATTTTAGGTATCAATAAAATCGATATTCTTAATGACGATTCGGGGGATACCTTTACGGGTTATGAGAGCTTTGCTGAGGAGCATGGTTGGCAAGTTGCTAAGTTCTCATCGGTCACGGGGGAAGGATTAGAAGCCTTGCAGACAATGATGTGCGATCGTTTGCCCCTTGGACCCTATTATTATCCACCTGATTTAGTCACCGATCAGCCTGAGCGCTTCATTATGGGTGAGCTAATTCGTGAACAGATTCTCTTGCTTACTCGCGAAGAGATTCCGCATTCTGTGGCGATCAGTATTGATCAAGTGGATGAACAGCCAAAAATCACAAGGGTAATGGCGACAATTCATGTGGAGCGAGATTCACAGAAGGGAATTCTCATTGGCAAGAAGGGACAAATGCTGAAGGAGATTGGGACTCAGGCAAGATTGCAAATGCAGAAGATGATTATGGGTTCTGTGCATTTGGAAATGTTTGTTAAAGTTCAACCTAAATGGCGCTCATCAAGGTTTCAACTATCAGATCTTGGCTATCGCGTAGAATAAAACAGAAAGAATTGCAAAGCAATTCTTTCTGTTTTAGAAGTCATTGCCATAGTAAATTCTGACACCCCACATTGCGACTAAGAGAACTAGTAGCACTATGTCGCGAAGAAAGAATTTGAGAGGATTCCAAACGACAACGTGAGTATTAGGAGTTGTAAAACCGCGTACTTGCATAGCGCTTGCTGTCTGTGCGGCGCGGATGAATAGATTATCTATCAGTCGCTCTGCAAGGATTAGCCAAATTTGAGTAGTTCCCTTAAAACCCAATCTTTTCCAATTAATCGAACGAGTTCGCATGGCTCGACCAAGGTTTTGAACTTCTTCTAAAACTAATGGGACAAAACGCAGTGCAAGGGTCAGCGTCAGGACAATTTCAACAACGGGAACTTTAAAAAATTTTAATGGAGCAAAAATTGCGGCGATCGCGGCTGTAATTTCTTCGGGAGCCGTGACTAGCAAAAATAGGGTTGGTGCGTAGAGATAGGTGAAAATTAATGTGCAGACC
This genomic stretch from Pseudanabaena galeata CCNP1313 harbors:
- a CDS encoding D-alanine--D-alanine ligase family protein, with protein sequence MTGISIGLKAKSPLYVGLLFGGQSGEHDVSITSAKAIASALNQNSRYKVQPFYIQRDGTWRSPDISQKVLETGKGLQDSELLTNAAFFLPTEVQQVDLWFPVLHGPNGEDGTVQGLLQLMHKPYVGNGVLASSVGMDKIAMKAIFANAGLPQVKYVALNRWQWQQDEQAWSEHIEATLGYPCFVKPSNLGSSVGISKVRDRQQLQEAIASATSYDPRIIIEQGVTAREIECAVLGNEQPQASAIGEITFTSDFYDYETKYTAGLADLIIPSKLPDNVTQAVQSMAVKAFQTVAGSGLARVDFFYVEATGTVLINEINTFPGFTSLSMYPKLWEYSGIPFTELCDRLVELALEKHI
- a CDS encoding ABC transporter substrate-binding protein, which codes for MLHTFQKQLNRILLIAVSTALLAACNSAPSTTGTTSGDKTAAPTTDSSPQASSTDKKEKQKIRVQLPFLKQSLDAPLIWAIEKGYFAEEGLDVSYERGFGNADTISKLGTGKYDIAFSDLYNAMEFNDKNPNDKILAVAFYQNKAPFSIITFKDKGINTPADLVGKKLGAPAGDGPRKLFPLFAKEVKISPDSVTWDTMEPKLRETFLLQGKVDAVSGFFTSVIPSLIKGGKTMDDLQIFFYSDFGLDFYGNGILVKQDFMTKNPEAIKSFLKAYFRGMQEVVKDPSAALDLVISTDQSKLMDRDAEKLRLKLALERMYVTPELEAAGFGGVDMKRLEKSITQTVEGFNLKPVTSADVFTDKFLPPKEQRMVPPASDRKPLL
- a CDS encoding ABC transporter ATP-binding protein, with protein sequence MVQPLTSTSTEANVSSTPLLEFDHIGLEYPFGESIRRIIQEVSLSVQPGEFVTFVGPSGCGKTSILRMVSGLSPTKIGELRCHGQAVTKPLKNVGIAFQNPVLLPWRRTIDNVLLPLEIVSPYKRDFKVNHARYLEMAQKLLQAVGLKDFQQQFPWQLSGGMRQRASLCRSLIHQPEILLLDEPFGALDAFTREEMWVMLQTLWMEAKCVGILITHDLREAVFLSDTVYVMSPRPSEIAFKLKIDLPRPRTLEMCLSDEFAHLAAELRRHIHKS
- a CDS encoding ABC transporter permease, with the translated sequence MQGTIESARRSPKKFDLDAFLNTKLATIILPAIATVVLFLVWELAVWLLKIQPFNLPAPSKILEAAIKFAPQLTENSLRTVWTTFAGFAIASLVGVVLGFLIGYSKFIYLTFYPLLVAFNTIPKSALVPLLAVWFGANAIPAIVTAFLLAFFPIAVNVALGLETIEPEMKDVLYALGATDFEIFQKVGWPHTLPYVFASLKIAVSFSFIGAVIAESIASNAGLGYLIVQAASDFNVPLAFAALIALAILGVMLYALFVAIEKKVIYWAR
- the era gene encoding GTPase Era — encoded protein: MIPESGEGFKSGFVALVGRPNVGKSTLLNALIGQKIAITSPVAQTTRNRLRGILTLPEAQIVLVDTPGIHKPHHLLGQTIVKNAIGAISSVDMTVLLVDGSDRMGTGDRFVAETILQSKVPTILGINKIDILNDDSGDTFTGYESFAEEHGWQVAKFSSVTGEGLEALQTMMCDRLPLGPYYYPPDLVTDQPERFIMGELIREQILLLTREEIPHSVAISIDQVDEQPKITRVMATIHVERDSQKGILIGKKGQMLKEIGTQARLQMQKMIMGSVHLEMFVKVQPKWRSSRFQLSDLGYRVE
- a CDS encoding energy-coupling factor transporter transmembrane component T family protein, which translates into the protein MDILRSLPIGLYLEQPITWLHRLDPRIKLFGLLTFLLTPIQANELWRVAIAVLLIILTLASQIPMRVWKQQMGVLLLLAFMTLAIATISPDGFNITAQPRRPIPDINITASQAQNTPSLTIKLPQPTSYSYVVWKAGSIKITRKSLDLGVRVCTLIFTYLYAPTLFLLVTAPEEITAAIAAIFAPLKFFKVPVVEIVLTLTLALRFVPLVLEEVQNLGRAMRTRSINWKRLGFKGTTQIWLILAERLIDNLFIRAAQTASAMQVRGFTTPNTHVVVWNPLKFFLRDIVLLVLLVAMWGVRIYYGNDF